In one window of Tenrec ecaudatus isolate mTenEca1 chromosome 3, mTenEca1.hap1, whole genome shotgun sequence DNA:
- the LOC142442563 gene encoding DET1- and DDB1-associated protein 1-like, which produces MAHFLKGFPFYNKSNFSRFHADSECKASLSLSGEHNRRPSVYLPTREYPSEQIIVTEKTNILLRYLHQQWDKKNAAKERDQEQVDLEGESSAPPCKIAWTDSQDMH; this is translated from the exons ATGGCCCATTTTCTGAAAGGATTTCCATTCTACAACAAAAGCAATTTTAGCCGATTCCATGCTGACTCTGAGTGCAAAGCCTCGCTCAGCCTCTCCGGAGAGCAT AACAGACGCCCCTCAGTCTACCTGCCCACTCGGGAGTACCCATCTGAACAAATCATTGTGACTGAGAAAACCAATATCCTCCTGCGCTACCTGCACCAGCAATGGGACAAAAAGAACGCAGCCAAGGAGCGAGATCAGGAGCAAGTGGACCTGGAGGGCGAGAGCTCAGCTCCCCCCTGCAAGATTGCCTGGACCGACAGCCaggacatgcactag